The following are encoded in a window of Rhodomicrobium lacus genomic DNA:
- a CDS encoding DUF3147 family protein: MTFLFIKALVSAAIIVAVSEVAKRSSTTGALIVALPLVSVLSMIWLWAETGDRAKIAALSEATPWFILPSLPMFFLIPAMLRAGYGFWITLGAGLLLTAALYMLITVILARMGIAP; this comes from the coding sequence ATGACCTTTCTCTTCATCAAAGCCTTGGTTTCCGCTGCAATAATCGTCGCCGTTTCAGAAGTAGCGAAACGAAGCTCCACCACAGGCGCGCTCATTGTTGCTCTGCCGCTGGTGTCGGTGCTGAGTATGATCTGGCTCTGGGCTGAAACGGGCGATCGCGCGAAAATAGCGGCCCTTTCCGAAGCCACGCCGTGGTTCATTCTGCCAAGCTTGCCGATGTTTTTTCTGATCCCCGCGATGCTGCGTGCGGGTTATGGCTTCTGGATCACGCTTGGAGCGGGGCTTCTGCTCACCGCCGCGCTCTATATGCTGATAACCGTGATCCTTGCACGTATGGGCATTGCCCCGTAG